From Spirosoma aerolatum, one genomic window encodes:
- a CDS encoding diacylglycerol/lipid kinase family protein encodes MAIRSKVLAIINPNSGTTSAEQKNVLLDAFMRRAEALAYDPEVLLTAHAGHATELAADAVKRGVSRVLTIGGDGTINEIAQALRRTSTALGIVPIGSGNGLARHLGVPLNPLKAIDRALSGRPVVIDSGEINEYPFFCTAGMGFEAYVAHEFARAPVRGLPTYIRTAFRAFWAYKPQRYVVDGQVKPLFSMTFANAGQFGNNAWMAPTANIADGKLEQCEIRPFPTQVAGMLTWRLFNKTLNQSTYWRGRSITKAVVESDAPLLIHADGEPLTLPTGRAEVRVVPGSLLVLL; translated from the coding sequence GTGGCTATTCGGTCAAAAGTTCTGGCCATTATTAATCCCAACTCAGGCACAACATCGGCCGAGCAAAAGAACGTGCTTCTGGATGCGTTTATGCGTCGTGCAGAAGCACTTGCGTATGATCCCGAAGTCCTGTTGACAGCGCATGCAGGGCACGCTACCGAGCTGGCAGCCGATGCTGTAAAGCGTGGCGTAAGCCGAGTATTAACCATCGGTGGCGACGGCACCATTAACGAAATTGCACAGGCCCTGCGTCGGACATCCACGGCCCTGGGTATCGTGCCCATCGGGTCTGGCAATGGGCTGGCCCGACATCTTGGCGTGCCCCTGAATCCATTGAAGGCCATAGACCGGGCGTTGAGTGGACGCCCGGTAGTGATCGATAGTGGTGAGATTAACGAATATCCATTTTTTTGCACAGCAGGCATGGGCTTTGAAGCGTACGTAGCGCACGAATTCGCCAGAGCTCCGGTGCGTGGGCTGCCTACCTATATTCGAACGGCCTTTCGAGCCTTTTGGGCCTATAAACCGCAACGATACGTGGTCGATGGGCAGGTTAAGCCCCTGTTTTCGATGACCTTTGCCAACGCCGGACAATTCGGTAATAACGCCTGGATGGCCCCAACGGCCAACATCGCTGACGGGAAGTTGGAACAGTGCGAAATCAGACCGTTTCCAACTCAGGTGGCTGGTATGCTAACCTGGCGACTTTTCAACAAAACTTTGAACCAGTCGACATACTGGCGTGGGCGATCTATTACCAAAGCGGTGGTAGAGAGTGATGCACCGTTGCTTATTCACGCCGATGGCGAACCGCTGACGTTACCCACGGGGCGGGCAGAGGTGCGCGTCGTTCCGGGTAGTCTGTTGGTACTGTTGTAG
- the fabG gene encoding 3-oxoacyl-ACP reductase FabG: MRLLNKVAIITGAARGIGQKAAEIFCQEGATVMIWDVLDEGESTAQTLRSQGFRCEFKHVSTTDVEAIEAAAKEVVDEFGRIDILINNAGITRDKTLLKMSFAEWQQVIDVNLTGVFNCTKIVAPYMVEQKYGRIICTSSINGVHGAFGQTNYAAAKAGIIGMVRSWAKELGSKGVTANAVAPGFIQTAMTDAMPDDVRNHAVASIPVRRIGKPEDIAYAYLFLASDEASFVNGHVLAVNGGQAI, translated from the coding sequence ATGCGATTACTGAATAAAGTTGCCATCATTACGGGTGCTGCACGGGGTATTGGCCAGAAAGCAGCCGAAATTTTTTGTCAGGAAGGGGCTACCGTTATGATCTGGGATGTGCTGGACGAAGGCGAATCTACCGCACAAACATTGCGTTCGCAGGGCTTTCGTTGTGAGTTCAAGCACGTTAGTACAACGGATGTCGAGGCTATAGAAGCGGCTGCCAAGGAGGTGGTTGACGAATTTGGCCGGATCGATATTCTCATAAATAATGCAGGCATTACGCGTGACAAAACCCTGCTGAAAATGTCGTTTGCTGAGTGGCAGCAAGTGATTGACGTAAACCTGACGGGCGTATTTAACTGCACGAAGATCGTAGCTCCGTATATGGTCGAGCAGAAATACGGTCGGATCATTTGTACGTCGTCGATCAACGGCGTACACGGGGCATTTGGACAAACGAACTACGCAGCCGCCAAAGCCGGTATTATTGGCATGGTCCGGTCGTGGGCTAAAGAACTGGGATCTAAAGGGGTTACGGCCAATGCCGTAGCGCCCGGTTTTATCCAGACTGCTATGACCGATGCCATGCCCGACGACGTTCGGAATCATGCCGTTGCGTCTATTCCCGTCCGACGGATCGGGAAGCCCGAAGATATCGCCTATGCCTACCTGTTCCTGGCATCCGACGAAGCTTCCTTTGTTAACGGCCACGTTTTAGCTGTAAACGGTGGACAGGCAATTTAG
- a CDS encoding YybH family protein, with product MRLRITLFILSLFFETGVRAQSIGTAPDRRAILQILKRQTDDWNAGRIDKFMTAYWVSDSLTFVGKAGITYGYQATLENYKKRYPDRAAMGKLRFDVLNMDFPSPNVAYVIGRFHLTRPKIGDANGYFTLLWHKVKRRWVIISDHTS from the coding sequence ATGCGCTTACGTATTACCCTTTTTATTCTTAGCTTATTTTTTGAGACAGGTGTACGCGCCCAATCCATCGGCACTGCCCCTGACCGAAGGGCAATTCTCCAGATTTTGAAACGTCAGACCGATGACTGGAATGCCGGGCGTATCGACAAGTTTATGACCGCCTACTGGGTGTCTGATTCTCTCACGTTTGTAGGAAAAGCCGGCATTACCTATGGCTATCAGGCTACCCTTGAAAACTATAAAAAGCGATACCCCGACCGGGCTGCCATGGGGAAGCTCCGGTTCGATGTGTTAAATATGGATTTTCCGAGTCCGAATGTTGCCTATGTAATTGGCCGGTTTCATCTCACCCGGCCCAAAATAGGCGATGCCAATGGCTATTTTACCCTACTCTGGCATAAAGTCAAGCGACGCTGGGTCATTATCAGCGACCATACGAGCTGA
- a CDS encoding acyltransferase family protein: MLTKLFSTDTAAKRVFGLDVMRALAILIVVDAHATIALKEYYNGLFIHHLLPDGVELFFVLSGFLIGGILIRSYEKKGHFNGELLLNFWTRRWFRTLPNYYLVLTGLILFALVRAWRSGLRHTLPAKATLIKYYLFIQNFANPVPDFFPETWSLAIEEWSYITLPLVLWGMHTLLSARWSRQRIVLVTILTIIVGTNLYRFITALQIPLSEGELQYRGMVMTRLDAISYGVLAAYAKNYFPSQWTNKSLQRRLLVIGILISALVSFSASILVIGYYYKAGVHLGYTFFKRTLYFPLMGLSMALIVPYMDGWRTPTGIWAKAGISQIITHISLISYSMYLLNLTPIMLMIIERIPTTSFVVGWTKVGLFWVVVLVASTLLYYFFEKPVTELRERISAKEPTLLMSERVKE; this comes from the coding sequence ATGCTTACGAAACTGTTTTCAACCGATACGGCAGCTAAGCGCGTATTTGGGCTGGATGTAATGCGGGCGCTGGCTATTCTGATTGTTGTAGATGCCCATGCGACCATTGCGCTGAAAGAATACTATAATGGGCTATTTATCCACCATCTGCTGCCCGATGGCGTTGAGCTGTTTTTTGTGTTGAGCGGCTTTCTGATTGGGGGCATTTTGATTCGATCGTATGAAAAGAAAGGCCATTTTAACGGGGAGCTACTGCTGAATTTCTGGACACGACGCTGGTTTCGTACCCTGCCGAACTATTATCTCGTACTGACTGGATTGATCCTGTTCGCGCTGGTCCGCGCCTGGCGCAGTGGGCTCCGCCATACATTGCCCGCTAAGGCAACGTTGATTAAGTATTACCTGTTTATTCAGAATTTTGCCAATCCTGTCCCTGATTTTTTCCCAGAAACCTGGAGTCTGGCCATTGAAGAATGGTCGTATATCACACTACCACTGGTATTGTGGGGGATGCATACGCTGCTTTCGGCACGGTGGTCGCGGCAGCGGATTGTTCTGGTTACCATTCTGACCATTATTGTCGGAACCAATCTATATCGGTTCATTACGGCTCTTCAAATCCCACTTTCGGAAGGAGAGTTGCAATACCGGGGCATGGTTATGACCCGGCTGGATGCGATTTCCTATGGCGTGCTGGCAGCTTATGCAAAAAACTACTTCCCGAGCCAGTGGACCAATAAGAGTCTCCAACGACGATTGTTAGTGATTGGGATACTGATCAGTGCACTGGTTTCTTTTTCGGCGTCGATTCTGGTCATTGGATACTACTATAAAGCGGGAGTCCATCTGGGTTACACATTTTTCAAACGGACATTATATTTTCCATTGATGGGGTTAAGCATGGCCCTGATTGTTCCCTATATGGATGGCTGGCGGACACCAACGGGGATTTGGGCAAAGGCCGGAATCAGCCAGATTATTACACACATCAGCCTGATTTCATACTCAATGTATCTACTGAATTTGACGCCCATTATGTTAATGATTATTGAGCGAATACCTACGACATCGTTTGTTGTTGGCTGGACCAAAGTCGGTCTATTCTGGGTAGTAGTGCTTGTTGCGTCAACGCTGCTGTACTACTTCTTCGAAAAGCCCGTCACCGAACTCCGCGAACGGATTTCCGCAAAAGAACCAACGCTGTTGATGAGCGAACGGGTGAAAGAATGA
- a CDS encoding MaoC family dehydratase translates to MEFGLHAVHHYSFRFSQADVVDFARVTGDNNPLHLDADFAAQTPFKLPIIHGMLGASVFTKVLGTEFPGYGSVYLGQTLEFLRPMFVDTDYEATFTVQSIDPVKHIAQILGELRDVQTGKVTTRGVATLMHREKI, encoded by the coding sequence ATGGAATTTGGCCTACATGCTGTTCATCACTATAGCTTTCGGTTCTCGCAGGCCGACGTAGTTGATTTTGCCAGGGTTACGGGCGATAATAACCCGTTGCACCTCGATGCTGATTTTGCTGCTCAAACCCCGTTTAAACTTCCTATCATTCACGGTATGCTGGGGGCAAGTGTCTTCACGAAAGTACTGGGTACTGAGTTTCCAGGCTATGGGTCCGTTTATTTAGGGCAAACGCTGGAGTTTTTACGGCCTATGTTTGTCGATACCGACTACGAAGCTACGTTCACCGTACAGTCGATTGATCCGGTTAAACATATTGCCCAGATCCTTGGCGAACTTAGAGATGTCCAAACGGGCAAAGTCACCACACGGGGCGTAGCTACGCTGATGCACCGCGAAAAAATATAA
- a CDS encoding histone H1 codes for MARFDEVKNLVMSLESDFEKFYEKNNQAAGTRVRKGMQDLKTLAQNIRAEVQNTKNTATK; via the coding sequence ATGGCACGCTTCGATGAAGTAAAGAATTTGGTTATGTCGCTCGAGAGTGATTTCGAGAAGTTTTACGAGAAAAATAACCAGGCTGCCGGTACCCGCGTTCGGAAAGGAATGCAAGATTTGAAAACGCTGGCGCAAAACATTCGGGCTGAAGTTCAAAACACCAAGAACACAGCCACCAAGTAG
- a CDS encoding aminotransferase class I/II-fold pyridoxal phosphate-dependent enzyme, translating to MDLFEKLRNNLGPIGSPARDFNGHHYFAFPKLEGELGPHMRFRGKEVLNWSLNNYLGLANHPEIRKADAEASKQWGLAYPMGARMMSGNSDLHEQFEKELAQFVGKEDAFLLNYGYQGVMSAIEAVVDHRDVIVYDAECHACLIDGIRLHKAKMGEYYKFNHNDIESLDKNLQRATKKAAEKGGGILVITEGVFGMSGKVGSLDKIVALKEKYEFKLLVDDAHGFGTMGKTGAGVGEMLGCQDGIDLYFSTFAKSMAAIGAFIAADHDIIMYLKYNMRSQTYAKALPMPYVVGGMKRLEMIRNSSEFRDKLWENVRALQSGLRERGFDIGDTQSPVTPVFLHNLEGGVPEVAALTKDLRENMGVFCSIVVYPVVPKGTIMLRIIPTASHSLDDVAYTLNAFSVVGERLEKGYYKQFAAEIAQKTLQVSAEAATE from the coding sequence GTGGATTTATTTGAGAAACTGCGTAACAACTTAGGGCCGATCGGTTCACCGGCAAGGGATTTTAATGGCCACCACTATTTCGCATTCCCTAAACTGGAAGGAGAGCTTGGTCCTCACATGCGTTTCCGGGGCAAGGAGGTGTTGAACTGGAGCCTGAACAATTACCTGGGTTTAGCCAATCACCCTGAGATTCGGAAAGCCGATGCTGAAGCGTCGAAGCAGTGGGGACTGGCTTACCCAATGGGGGCTCGTATGATGTCGGGAAATAGCGACCTTCATGAGCAATTTGAGAAGGAACTGGCTCAGTTTGTCGGTAAAGAAGACGCGTTTCTGCTGAACTATGGCTACCAGGGCGTTATGTCGGCTATCGAAGCCGTCGTTGATCACCGCGATGTCATCGTATATGATGCCGAATGTCACGCCTGTCTGATCGATGGGATTCGGCTGCATAAGGCCAAGATGGGTGAGTACTATAAGTTCAACCACAACGATATCGAAAGCCTGGACAAAAACCTGCAACGGGCTACCAAAAAAGCCGCCGAAAAAGGTGGAGGTATTCTGGTTATTACGGAAGGCGTATTTGGTATGTCGGGCAAAGTAGGAAGCCTGGATAAGATCGTTGCGCTGAAAGAGAAGTATGAATTTAAATTACTGGTCGACGATGCGCATGGATTTGGTACGATGGGCAAAACAGGCGCTGGTGTAGGCGAAATGCTGGGTTGTCAGGATGGTATCGATTTGTACTTTTCGACGTTTGCCAAATCGATGGCGGCTATTGGGGCCTTTATCGCTGCCGACCACGACATCATCATGTACCTCAAGTACAATATGCGGTCGCAAACCTACGCAAAGGCACTTCCGATGCCTTACGTGGTAGGAGGCATGAAGCGCCTGGAGATGATTCGCAACTCGTCGGAATTCCGCGATAAGCTGTGGGAAAACGTTCGGGCACTGCAAAGCGGTTTACGCGAACGGGGCTTCGATATTGGCGATACGCAATCACCCGTAACCCCTGTATTCCTGCATAACCTTGAAGGGGGAGTACCAGAAGTGGCAGCTCTGACGAAAGACTTACGCGAGAATATGGGCGTGTTCTGTTCCATTGTCGTGTACCCGGTTGTGCCGAAGGGAACCATTATGCTGCGCATCATCCCGACGGCCTCACATTCACTTGACGATGTAGCGTATACGTTGAATGCATTTTCTGTAGTAGGCGAACGGCTGGAAAAAGGTTACTATAAGCAATTTGCTGCCGAAATAGCTCAAAAAACACTTCAGGTATCAGCCGAAGCGGCTACAGAATAG
- the accC gene encoding acetyl-CoA carboxylase biotin carboxylase subunit, which yields MTIKKILVANRGEIALRIMRTAREMGIKTVAIYSEADRNALHVRYADEAVCVGPPPSTESYLRADVIIDVCQKLQVDAIHPGYGFLSENANFARQVREAGLIFIGPSPESIEVMGSKLAAKAAVASYNIPMVPGTPSAITDRTEAKVISAKIGYPILIKASAGGGGKGMRVVEQEADFDEQMDRAVSEAQSAFGDGSVFIEKYVTSPRHVEIQVLGDQHGNIIHLFERECSVQRRHQKVVEEAPSAILTPEIREAMGRAAVDVARACGYYGAGTVEFIVNDNLDFYFLEMNTRLQVEHPVTEQITGVDLVKQMIYIAEGKPLTIKQEDLQIKGHAVEVRVYAEDPANNFLPDVGTLNTYVRPQGNGVRVDDGFEQGMAIPIYYDPMIAKLITYGDSREEAIQKMIRAIDEYTISGVQTTLPFCRFVMEHEAFRSGQFDTGFVSRYFTPDKLSPAPDTHERELAAVLSAWLLETAKPKQHGVTVATTQQSKWKTNRLG from the coding sequence ATGACCATAAAAAAAATTCTTGTTGCCAATCGGGGTGAAATTGCCCTGCGGATTATGCGTACTGCCCGCGAAATGGGCATCAAAACCGTTGCAATCTACTCAGAAGCCGATCGTAATGCCCTGCATGTCCGCTATGCCGACGAAGCCGTTTGCGTTGGTCCGCCCCCTTCCACTGAATCGTACCTCCGCGCCGATGTGATCATTGACGTTTGCCAAAAACTTCAGGTTGATGCCATCCATCCTGGATATGGTTTCCTGTCGGAGAATGCCAATTTCGCCCGGCAGGTTCGTGAGGCTGGCCTGATTTTTATTGGCCCGTCGCCCGAAAGTATTGAAGTTATGGGAAGTAAACTGGCGGCCAAAGCTGCCGTGGCCAGTTACAACATTCCTATGGTACCAGGCACGCCATCGGCAATTACGGATCGTACTGAAGCCAAAGTTATTTCAGCCAAAATTGGGTATCCGATTCTGATCAAGGCCAGTGCGGGTGGTGGTGGCAAAGGGATGCGTGTCGTGGAGCAGGAAGCGGATTTCGATGAGCAGATGGACCGCGCGGTCAGTGAAGCGCAGTCGGCGTTTGGCGATGGGTCGGTGTTCATTGAAAAGTACGTTACCTCGCCCCGACACGTCGAAATTCAGGTGCTGGGCGATCAGCACGGCAACATTATTCACCTGTTTGAACGCGAATGTTCGGTGCAACGTCGCCATCAGAAAGTGGTCGAAGAAGCGCCATCGGCTATTTTGACGCCCGAAATCCGGGAAGCTATGGGCCGGGCGGCCGTGGATGTAGCCCGAGCCTGTGGCTACTATGGAGCGGGTACCGTCGAGTTCATCGTCAACGACAACCTCGACTTTTATTTTCTGGAAATGAATACCCGCCTTCAGGTTGAACACCCGGTTACGGAACAAATCACGGGTGTGGATCTGGTGAAGCAAATGATTTACATTGCTGAAGGGAAACCGTTGACGATCAAACAGGAAGATTTACAGATCAAGGGTCACGCTGTCGAAGTGCGCGTCTATGCCGAAGACCCAGCCAACAACTTCCTGCCCGACGTTGGTACGCTCAACACCTACGTGCGTCCACAGGGCAATGGCGTACGTGTCGACGATGGTTTCGAACAGGGCATGGCCATTCCGATCTATTACGACCCGATGATTGCCAAACTGATTACGTATGGCGATTCACGCGAAGAAGCCATCCAGAAAATGATCCGGGCGATTGATGAATATACCATTTCGGGAGTACAAACGACCTTACCATTCTGTCGTTTTGTGATGGAACATGAAGCCTTCCGGTCAGGTCAGTTCGACACTGGGTTTGTAAGCCGCTATTTCACTCCCGATAAACTCAGCCCAGCGCCCGACACACACGAACGCGAATTAGCGGCCGTGCTGAGTGCCTGGCTCCTGGAAACGGCCAAGCCCAAACAGCATGGTGTTACCGTTGCGACAACCCAACAAAGCAAATGGAAAACCAATCGGTTAGGGTAG
- a CDS encoding AAA family ATPase, with the protein MLRYLSASSRMPNQSSIQNLYIPSDLDREFPLAPHFVQAFGSYPNYLHFNDDFKPSAQQLLDSRGFVLINHSTRVTDKGWHVIERIYQHDEGLVLKAEFVGERFIRLYGYFRDETSAKSLLDGFQEHRYVHEDNQTHIYLIQSGLGGLHTERVEILPPEIDLELHYNDDFPAVHERLVALLAQPKSKGLILLHGEPGTGKTTYIKYLSSLVKKDMLILPPYMTNYLTSPEIIPFLLDNKDSVLIIEDAERILQSREAGGDTNSVSNILNLTDGLLADCMHIQVIATFNASKHLLDKALLRKGRLMVDYAFGKLAPAKANRLLEHLSMDYRTSQPMTLADIFNLDEQTVSGERQEVRMGF; encoded by the coding sequence ATGTTGCGCTATTTGTCGGCCAGCAGTCGTATGCCTAATCAATCCAGTATTCAGAATTTATACATCCCCAGCGACCTCGATCGAGAGTTTCCGTTGGCCCCTCATTTTGTCCAGGCATTTGGTAGCTATCCCAATTACCTTCATTTCAACGATGATTTTAAGCCCTCGGCTCAGCAGTTGCTCGATAGTCGGGGATTTGTGTTAATCAATCACTCAACGCGTGTTACTGATAAAGGATGGCATGTTATAGAGCGAATTTATCAGCATGATGAGGGGTTGGTGCTGAAGGCAGAGTTTGTCGGGGAGCGGTTCATTCGGTTATATGGGTACTTTCGCGACGAAACATCTGCTAAAAGCTTACTGGATGGATTTCAGGAGCACAGATACGTTCATGAAGATAACCAGACGCACATCTACCTCATTCAAAGTGGACTGGGTGGACTGCATACCGAGCGTGTCGAAATTCTGCCGCCCGAAATCGACCTGGAGCTTCATTATAACGACGATTTCCCTGCGGTGCATGAGCGGCTGGTGGCCTTGTTGGCGCAACCCAAAAGTAAAGGGCTGATTTTACTGCATGGCGAGCCTGGAACGGGCAAAACAACCTATATCAAATACCTGAGTTCGCTGGTTAAAAAGGATATGCTCATTTTGCCTCCTTACATGACCAACTACCTGACCTCCCCCGAAATTATTCCGTTTTTGCTGGACAATAAAGATTCGGTGTTAATCATTGAAGATGCCGAACGGATTCTGCAATCGCGCGAGGCCGGTGGCGATACCAACAGCGTGTCCAACATCCTGAACCTGACCGATGGGTTGCTTGCCGACTGTATGCATATTCAGGTCATTGCAACGTTTAATGCCAGCAAGCACCTTCTGGATAAAGCCCTCCTCCGTAAAGGCCGCCTGATGGTCGATTATGCGTTTGGAAAGCTGGCTCCTGCCAAAGCCAACCGACTGCTCGAACACCTGAGTATGGACTACCGGACCAGTCAGCCCATGACTCTGGCGGATATTTTCAATCTCGATGAGCAGACCGTTTCGGGCGAGCGGCAGGAAGTCAGAATGGGTTTTTAA
- a CDS encoding PorP/SprF family type IX secretion system membrane protein, which yields MRVFTSVLVLFFLGVISLLITSQQAYGQKEVLYSQYLLNPLSINPAYAGSRESFHLTAFLRRKWISVRYAPVTQSVSADGAIAHGRVGLGFQALKDNMGVFTPTGFYGSVAYRFNLPALAKLSIGVQGGVSVVPLYDVTSATSINRAVSSLGVGVYYRSDRFFAGISAPELSGQIKDITGRYSFKGVQPIMLQVGIPFEVGENTVLIPSVLLSKIADRPMGFDINMRAWFQEQFGFGLSYRQNSPGYISTNYVQAIAEYQLSKSIRLGYIFNSQTPESPNAMQYDQKSVHEIMLRFAPNILSITY from the coding sequence ATGCGTGTTTTTACGTCTGTACTAGTCTTGTTCTTTTTAGGGGTCATTAGTTTGTTGATTACCAGTCAGCAGGCATATGGCCAGAAGGAAGTGTTGTATTCACAATACCTCCTGAACCCACTCAGCATTAATCCGGCGTATGCAGGAAGTCGCGAATCGTTTCATCTGACGGCCTTTCTCCGGCGGAAATGGATCAGTGTTCGGTATGCGCCCGTTACGCAAAGTGTTTCGGCCGATGGAGCCATTGCGCATGGTCGGGTCGGGTTAGGTTTTCAGGCGTTAAAAGACAATATGGGGGTTTTTACGCCAACGGGTTTTTACGGAAGTGTAGCGTATCGATTTAATCTTCCTGCACTGGCAAAACTATCCATAGGCGTTCAGGGCGGAGTAAGTGTAGTGCCGCTCTACGACGTAACCAGCGCAACAAGTATCAACCGGGCCGTAAGTAGCCTGGGGGTTGGTGTCTATTATCGCTCTGATCGATTTTTTGCGGGTATTTCAGCGCCTGAGTTGAGCGGACAGATAAAGGATATTACGGGCCGATATTCATTTAAAGGGGTTCAGCCTATTATGCTACAGGTAGGTATACCCTTCGAAGTGGGCGAGAATACAGTCCTGATTCCATCGGTTCTGCTGTCGAAAATAGCGGATCGGCCGATGGGATTCGACATCAATATGCGAGCCTGGTTTCAGGAACAATTTGGCTTTGGCCTCTCCTACCGGCAAAATAGCCCGGGCTATATCTCGACCAATTATGTGCAGGCGATTGCCGAATATCAATTGAGCAAATCCATTCGGTTAGGGTATATTTTCAATTCACAAACCCCCGAAAGCCCTAACGCCATGCAGTACGATCAGAAGAGCGTGCATGAGATTATGCTCCGGTTTGCCCCCAACATACTTTCCATTACCTATTGA